The Vicia villosa cultivar HV-30 ecotype Madison, WI linkage group LG1, Vvil1.0, whole genome shotgun sequence genome includes a region encoding these proteins:
- the LOC131644143 gene encoding GDP-mannose 3,5-epimerase-like isoform X3, with translation MGSTGKTNYGEYTYENLEREPYWPSEKLKISITGAGGFIASHLARRLKKEGHYIIASDWKKNEHMTEDMFCDEFHLVDLRVMDNCLTVTKGVDHVFNLAADMGGMGFIQSNHSVIMYNNTMISFNMIEAARINGIKRFFYASSACIYPEFKQLETNNVSLKESDAWPAEPQDAYGLEKLATEEICKHYNKDFGIECRIGRFHNIYGPFGTWKGGREKAPAAFCRKAITSTDKFEMWGDGLQTRSFTFIDECVEGVLRLTKSDFREPVNIGSDEMVSMNEMAEIVLGFDDKKTPIHHIPGPEGVRGRNSDNTLIKEKLGWAPTMKLKDGLRITYIWIKEQLEKESAKGIDTSGYGSSKVVQTQAPVQLGSLRAADGKESS, from the exons ATGGGAAGTACTGGAAAAACTAACTACGGAGAATACACCTATGAGAATCTTGAGAGGGAGCCTTACTGGCCATCAGAGAAGCTGAAAATTTCCATCACTGGTGCTGGTGGTTTTATCGCGTCGCATTTAGCGCGGCGTCTTAAGAAAGAGGGGCATTACATTATTGCTTCTGATTGGAAGAAAAATGAGCACATGACTGAGGATATGTTCTGTGATGAGTTCCATCTTGTTGATCTTAGGGTCATGGATAACTGCCTTACGGTTACGAAAGGGGTTGACCATGTTTTCAATCTTGCTGCGGATATGGGCGGGATGGGGTTTATTCAGTCGAATCATTCGGTTATTATGTATAACAATACTATGATTAGCTTTAACATGATTGAGGCTGCTAGGATTAATGGCATTAAGAG GTTCTTTTATGCCTCTAGTGCTTGTATCTACCCTGAATTTAAACAGTTGGAAACTAATAATGTGAGCTTGAAGGAGTCGGATGCATGGCCTGCTGAG CCACAAGATGCGTATGGGCTAGAGAAGCTTGCAACAGAGGAGATATGCAAGCATTATAACAAAGATTTTGGAATTGAGTGCCGCATTGGAAGGTTCCATAACATATATGGTCCTTTTGGTACATGGAAAG GTGGAAGGGAGAAGGCTCCTGCTGCTTTTTGTCGGAAAGCAATCACATCTACTGACAAATTTGAGATGTGGGGAGATGGTTTGCAAACACGATCATTCACATTCATTGATGAGTGTGTTGAAGGTGTACTTAG ACTGACTAAATCCGACTTCCGTGAGCCGGTAAATATTGGAAGTGATGAAATGGTCAGCATGAATGAGATGGCTGAGATCGTTCTTGGTTTTGACGACAAGAAAACTCCTATACATCACATTCCTGGCCCAGAGGGTGTTCGTGGTCGTAACTCAGACAATACACTTATCAAAGAGAAACTTGGCTGGGCTCCAACAATGAAGTTGAAG GATGGACTGAGGATTACTTACATCTGGATTAAGGAACAGCTTGAGAAGGAATCGGCTAAAGGTATCGACACATCAGGATATGGATCATCAAAAGTGGTGCAAACCCAAGCTCCAGTGCAGTTAGGCTCACTTAGGGCAGCAGATGGCAAAGAAAGTAGTTAA
- the LOC131644143 gene encoding GDP-mannose 3,5-epimerase-like isoform X1, which translates to MLTISSLPIFTGSRKSGFRQSKYKNRPKCQVFQYLCRMGSTGKTNYGEYTYENLEREPYWPSEKLKISITGAGGFIASHLARRLKKEGHYIIASDWKKNEHMTEDMFCDEFHLVDLRVMDNCLTVTKGVDHVFNLAADMGGMGFIQSNHSVIMYNNTMISFNMIEAARINGIKRFFYASSACIYPEFKQLETNNVSLKESDAWPAEPQDAYGLEKLATEEICKHYNKDFGIECRIGRFHNIYGPFGTWKGGREKAPAAFCRKAITSTDKFEMWGDGLQTRSFTFIDECVEGVLRLTKSDFREPVNIGSDEMVSMNEMAEIVLGFDDKKTPIHHIPGPEGVRGRNSDNTLIKEKLGWAPTMKLKDGLRITYIWIKEQLEKESAKGIDTSGYGSSKVVQTQAPVQLGSLRAADGKESS; encoded by the exons ATGCTGACCATTTCATCACTTCCAATATTTACAGGCTCACGGAAGTCGGGATTTCGTCAGTCTAAATACAAGAATAGACCAAAATGTCAGGTCTTCCAATATTTAT GTAGAATGGGAAGTACTGGAAAAACTAACTACGGAGAATACACCTATGAGAATCTTGAGAGGGAGCCTTACTGGCCATCAGAGAAGCTGAAAATTTCCATCACTGGTGCTGGTGGTTTTATCGCGTCGCATTTAGCGCGGCGTCTTAAGAAAGAGGGGCATTACATTATTGCTTCTGATTGGAAGAAAAATGAGCACATGACTGAGGATATGTTCTGTGATGAGTTCCATCTTGTTGATCTTAGGGTCATGGATAACTGCCTTACGGTTACGAAAGGGGTTGACCATGTTTTCAATCTTGCTGCGGATATGGGCGGGATGGGGTTTATTCAGTCGAATCATTCGGTTATTATGTATAACAATACTATGATTAGCTTTAACATGATTGAGGCTGCTAGGATTAATGGCATTAAGAG GTTCTTTTATGCCTCTAGTGCTTGTATCTACCCTGAATTTAAACAGTTGGAAACTAATAATGTGAGCTTGAAGGAGTCGGATGCATGGCCTGCTGAG CCACAAGATGCGTATGGGCTAGAGAAGCTTGCAACAGAGGAGATATGCAAGCATTATAACAAAGATTTTGGAATTGAGTGCCGCATTGGAAGGTTCCATAACATATATGGTCCTTTTGGTACATGGAAAG GTGGAAGGGAGAAGGCTCCTGCTGCTTTTTGTCGGAAAGCAATCACATCTACTGACAAATTTGAGATGTGGGGAGATGGTTTGCAAACACGATCATTCACATTCATTGATGAGTGTGTTGAAGGTGTACTTAG ACTGACTAAATCCGACTTCCGTGAGCCGGTAAATATTGGAAGTGATGAAATGGTCAGCATGAATGAGATGGCTGAGATCGTTCTTGGTTTTGACGACAAGAAAACTCCTATACATCACATTCCTGGCCCAGAGGGTGTTCGTGGTCGTAACTCAGACAATACACTTATCAAAGAGAAACTTGGCTGGGCTCCAACAATGAAGTTGAAG GATGGACTGAGGATTACTTACATCTGGATTAAGGAACAGCTTGAGAAGGAATCGGCTAAAGGTATCGACACATCAGGATATGGATCATCAAAAGTGGTGCAAACCCAAGCTCCAGTGCAGTTAGGCTCACTTAGGGCAGCAGATGGCAAAGAAAGTAGTTAA
- the LOC131644143 gene encoding GDP-mannose 3,5-epimerase-like isoform X2 yields MSGLPIFIMGSTGKTNYGEYTYENLEREPYWPSEKLKISITGAGGFIASHLARRLKKEGHYIIASDWKKNEHMTEDMFCDEFHLVDLRVMDNCLTVTKGVDHVFNLAADMGGMGFIQSNHSVIMYNNTMISFNMIEAARINGIKRFFYASSACIYPEFKQLETNNVSLKESDAWPAEPQDAYGLEKLATEEICKHYNKDFGIECRIGRFHNIYGPFGTWKGGREKAPAAFCRKAITSTDKFEMWGDGLQTRSFTFIDECVEGVLRLTKSDFREPVNIGSDEMVSMNEMAEIVLGFDDKKTPIHHIPGPEGVRGRNSDNTLIKEKLGWAPTMKLKDGLRITYIWIKEQLEKESAKGIDTSGYGSSKVVQTQAPVQLGSLRAADGKESS; encoded by the exons ATGTCAGGTCTTCCAATATTTAT AATGGGAAGTACTGGAAAAACTAACTACGGAGAATACACCTATGAGAATCTTGAGAGGGAGCCTTACTGGCCATCAGAGAAGCTGAAAATTTCCATCACTGGTGCTGGTGGTTTTATCGCGTCGCATTTAGCGCGGCGTCTTAAGAAAGAGGGGCATTACATTATTGCTTCTGATTGGAAGAAAAATGAGCACATGACTGAGGATATGTTCTGTGATGAGTTCCATCTTGTTGATCTTAGGGTCATGGATAACTGCCTTACGGTTACGAAAGGGGTTGACCATGTTTTCAATCTTGCTGCGGATATGGGCGGGATGGGGTTTATTCAGTCGAATCATTCGGTTATTATGTATAACAATACTATGATTAGCTTTAACATGATTGAGGCTGCTAGGATTAATGGCATTAAGAG GTTCTTTTATGCCTCTAGTGCTTGTATCTACCCTGAATTTAAACAGTTGGAAACTAATAATGTGAGCTTGAAGGAGTCGGATGCATGGCCTGCTGAG CCACAAGATGCGTATGGGCTAGAGAAGCTTGCAACAGAGGAGATATGCAAGCATTATAACAAAGATTTTGGAATTGAGTGCCGCATTGGAAGGTTCCATAACATATATGGTCCTTTTGGTACATGGAAAG GTGGAAGGGAGAAGGCTCCTGCTGCTTTTTGTCGGAAAGCAATCACATCTACTGACAAATTTGAGATGTGGGGAGATGGTTTGCAAACACGATCATTCACATTCATTGATGAGTGTGTTGAAGGTGTACTTAG ACTGACTAAATCCGACTTCCGTGAGCCGGTAAATATTGGAAGTGATGAAATGGTCAGCATGAATGAGATGGCTGAGATCGTTCTTGGTTTTGACGACAAGAAAACTCCTATACATCACATTCCTGGCCCAGAGGGTGTTCGTGGTCGTAACTCAGACAATACACTTATCAAAGAGAAACTTGGCTGGGCTCCAACAATGAAGTTGAAG GATGGACTGAGGATTACTTACATCTGGATTAAGGAACAGCTTGAGAAGGAATCGGCTAAAGGTATCGACACATCAGGATATGGATCATCAAAAGTGGTGCAAACCCAAGCTCCAGTGCAGTTAGGCTCACTTAGGGCAGCAGATGGCAAAGAAAGTAGTTAA